In Deltaproteobacteria bacterium, the genomic window GAGTAAGCGGTAAGCAGTATCTGTGTAAGCATGGGACGTCCGGGTATTTCGACAAGAAGATCGAAGGCCGCTTCGGTTCACCTTATTCAAGATCGCTCGCCGCCTCCAACCTCACTTGGCGCCAGGATCCTGTTGAAGTTCACATACAAGGCATCTCTGAAAAACGCAAATGCCTCTTCTCTTGCGTCTGGATCGTTGAAAAGGCTGTCATATGCGTCACGTCCAATCTCAAAGCCCAGTGGGTCTGACCTTGCAGGCAAGCAGATGAAAGCAATCCTGTCGCCGACAGCACCTTCAAAAAGGATTCCCATGGCCTCGCCCTTCTCAAAAGGTTCCCCGATAGGGTCGTAACTCGACAGGGAGAGGACCTTCAGGAACTCGATAATCCGATCATCAAGCCCGGCATCAAAGATCAAGACCTTTTCACGAAGCTGTTCATATCCAAAGGCAAGCCGAGATATTCTGCCGGTCTCTCTGCCCTGAACGGCCCGGGCAAGCCCCGGATACTGCATCTCGTATGAATTGAGCATATCCTTGAACCTGGCTTCTTCCTTTGCCCATTCTTGCTCGTTTCCCCAGATGGCCCACAGCCAAAGGGCCCTTTCCATGTCGTGATAGAGCAGAGTGGCTCCAACCGTAAATCTCTCTCCGCACCCAGGGC contains:
- a CDS encoding CpXC domain-containing protein produces the protein MTAIYREDLECVLCGRRFEASIYSSINVSLDPSLKERLLGKEINVVQCPGCGERFTVGATLLYHDMERALWLWAIWGNEQEWAKEEARFKDMLNSYEMQYPGLARAVQGRETGRISRLAFGYEQLREKVLIFDAGLDDRIIEFLKVLSLSSYDPIGEPFEKGEAMGILFEGAVGDRIAFICLPARSDPLGFEIGRDAYDSLFNDPDAREEAFAFFRDALYVNFNRILAPSEVGGGERS